From Spea bombifrons isolate aSpeBom1 chromosome 6, aSpeBom1.2.pri, whole genome shotgun sequence, a single genomic window includes:
- the TOB2 gene encoding protein Tob2, translating into MHLEIKVALNFIISYLYNKLPRRRADLFGEELERLLKGKYEGHWYPEKPLKGSGYRCVHIGETVDPVVEQAARRSGLDIEDVRANVPEELSVWIDPFEVSYQIGEKGSVKVLYLEDVESSNELDKEIKSSFNPEAQAFIPITNQEASLSNSPSPSFGQSPSPTFIPRATQPITFTTATFAATKFGSTKMKKGGQRIARSPTNNLAKHKGLSLSMHSLNFSPAQGPPSQLSPNAKEFVFNGAPGLFYDGDSQNLASPGQFATPFNAGSNLFSDKSPFVEGLNFNLPYPSQPFQPVVLAN; encoded by the coding sequence ATGCATCTAGAAATTAAAGTCGCCCTCAATTTCATAATTTCATATCTCTACAATAAGCTTCCGAGAAGAAGAGCAGACCTGTTTGGGGAGGAGCTTGAACGGCTTTTAAAAGGCAAATACGAAGGTCACTGGTACCCTGAGAAGCCCCTTAAAGGATCTGGCTATCGTTGTGTTCACATTGGCGAAACTGTAGATCCAGTGGTAGAGCAGGCAGCACGTCGGAGTGGGCTGGACATAGAAGATGTTCGAGCAAATGTCCCAGAAGAACTAAGTGTTTGGATTGATCCATTTGAAGTGTCGTATCAGATTGGCGAGAAAGGATCTGTAAAAGTGTTGTATCTGGAAGATGTCGAGAGTAGCAATGAGTTGGACAAAGAAATAAAGAGCAGCTTCAATCCTGAGGCTCAGGCTTTCATCCCAATAACAAACCAGGAGGCTTCTCTGTCCAACTCGCCATCACCATCTTTTGGCCAGTCTCCAAGCCCCACTTTCATCCCTCGTGCCACCCAGCCTATTACTTTTACTACTGCAACCTTTGCAGCCACAAAATTTGGGTCTACCAAGATGAAAAAGGGAGGTCAGCGCATAGCAAGGTCACCCACCAATAACCTTGCGAAGCATAAGGGCCTCTCCTTGTCAATGCATTCATTAAATTTCAGTCCAGCACAGGGTCCCCCATCTCAGCTCTCCCCCAATGCCAAGGAGTTTGTCTTCAATGGAGCCCCAGGGCTTTTTTATGATGGTGACAGCCAGAACCTTGCAAGCCCTGGCCAGTTTGCTACTCCCTTCAATGCTGGGAGCAATCTCTTTTCTGATAAATCCCCTTTTGTGGAAGGTTTGAACTTCAACCTTCCTTACCCAAGCCAGCCCTTCCAGCCTGTAGTCCTGGCAAATTAA